Proteins from a genomic interval of Caulobacter sp. SL161:
- the hisS gene encoding histidine--tRNA ligase, with protein MTTDSDSDTNTDFRPEARAPRGFADKRARDLRAERAILEAVSAVYERYGFEALDTGAFEYADALGKFLPDSDRPNEGVFALQDDDEQWMALRYDLTAPLARFAAQTWETLPKPFRRYAYGPVWRNEKPGPGRFRQFIQCDADTVGSARPEADAEIIAMAVEGLEAAGLPRGTAVLKINNRKLLNGLLTAAGADSAGQKLAVLRAVDKLDRLGVDGVRLLLGEGRLDESGDFTKGAGLKGKAVDQVLDFVQAGSTGGRSATLDNIARVVAGSAEGDEGLLELSRIDAALTSLGIADDQAFIDPSIVRGLEYYTGAVFEAELLLSTTDEKGNKVTFGSIGGGGRYDDLVARFTGTVTPATGFSFGVSRLAAALRAAGREPGGQARGPVVVIAFDDAHMPEYFKVVGELRAAGIPAEVYLGTSGMRPQMKYADRRLSPAAIMLGGDEIAAGTVTIKDLDLGRELASGVADNAAWKAERPGQQTIPRGELVAAVRKIIGG; from the coding sequence ATGACCACCGACTCCGACTCCGACACCAACACCGACTTCCGCCCCGAGGCCCGCGCCCCCCGCGGCTTCGCCGACAAGCGCGCGCGCGACCTGCGGGCGGAGCGCGCGATCCTGGAGGCGGTGTCGGCGGTCTATGAGCGCTACGGCTTTGAGGCGCTGGACACCGGGGCGTTCGAATATGCCGACGCGCTGGGCAAGTTCCTGCCCGACAGCGACCGGCCCAATGAGGGCGTCTTTGCGCTGCAGGACGACGATGAGCAGTGGATGGCGCTGCGCTATGACCTGACCGCGCCGCTGGCCCGCTTCGCCGCCCAGACCTGGGAGACCCTGCCCAAGCCGTTCCGCCGCTACGCCTACGGGCCGGTGTGGCGCAACGAGAAGCCGGGGCCGGGGCGCTTCCGCCAGTTCATCCAGTGCGACGCCGACACGGTGGGCTCGGCCCGTCCGGAGGCCGACGCCGAGATCATCGCCATGGCCGTCGAGGGGCTGGAGGCAGCGGGCCTGCCGCGCGGCACGGCGGTGCTGAAGATCAATAATCGCAAGCTCTTGAACGGCCTGCTGACCGCCGCCGGGGCCGACAGCGCCGGCCAGAAGCTGGCCGTGCTGCGCGCGGTGGACAAGCTGGACCGCCTGGGCGTCGACGGCGTGCGCCTGCTCTTGGGCGAAGGGCGCCTGGACGAGAGCGGCGACTTCACCAAGGGCGCGGGCCTGAAAGGCAAGGCCGTCGACCAGGTGCTGGACTTCGTTCAGGCCGGCTCGACCGGTGGCCGTTCGGCGACGCTGGACAATATCGCTCGCGTGGTGGCCGGCTCGGCCGAGGGCGACGAGGGCCTCCTGGAGCTGTCGCGGATCGACGCGGCCCTCACCAGCCTGGGCATCGCCGACGACCAGGCCTTCATCGATCCGTCGATCGTGCGCGGGCTGGAATACTACACCGGCGCGGTGTTCGAGGCCGAGCTCTTGCTCAGCACCACCGACGAGAAGGGGAACAAGGTCACCTTCGGTTCGATCGGCGGCGGCGGGCGCTATGACGATCTCGTCGCGCGGTTCACCGGCACTGTGACGCCGGCGACGGGCTTCTCGTTCGGCGTGTCGCGCCTGGCGGCGGCGCTGCGGGCGGCGGGGCGTGAGCCGGGCGGGCAGGCGCGCGGGCCGGTGGTGGTCATCGCCTTCGACGACGCGCACATGCCCGAGTATTTCAAGGTGGTGGGCGAGCTGCGCGCGGCGGGCATCCCGGCCGAGGTGTATCTGGGGACCTCGGGCATGCGGCCGCAGATGAAGTACGCCGACCGTCGCCTGTCGCCGGCGGCCATCATGCTGGGCGGCGACGAGATCGCGGCCGGCACGGTGACGATCAAGGACCTCGATCTTGGTCGCGAGCTCGCCTCGGGCGTGGCCGACAACGCCGCCTGGAAGGCCGAGCGTCCGGGCCAGCAGACGATCCCGCGCGGCGAGCTGGTCGCCGCCGTCCGCAAGATCATCGGGGGTTGA